Genomic DNA from Streptococcus uberis:
TTCTAATGTCTCTTACAATGCTATAAGAAACTTTAGCAAAGCATAGATTTCCAAAATACTGAATAAAACTTTGCAATAGATAGAGACCATAATAGGCAATCAGTATCAAAAAAGCAGTCTGATTCATATGATCCAAATAATGATCAATGAAGTAAGAGGCTACTAAAGGGATGTAGCTTTTAACAACTGTTGTCAAAAGTAATAGGCTTAGAGCTGCCGCTGTCAGCCATTTATATGGTTTTAAATAAGACATCAAACGTTTGAACACTTGCCACTGACTAGCCTTGTACATCTCCTTCCACCTCCATTTCCATTTGCTGTGATACATAAGTTTTGGCATACCAACCATTGTTTTGAATTAAGTCTTCATGGCGACCACGTTCAATAATGCGACCATTTTGCATGACTAAAATGATATCAGCGTGTACAACGGCGCTGAGACGGTGTGCCGTAATAATAGTTGTTTTATCTTTGCGGGTATCTTTAAGATTTTCAATAATAGCAAATTCCGTTTTCGCATCAACGGCTGACAAGGAATCATCCAAAATAAGAATTTCCGGATTTAAAACCATTGCGCGACTCATGGCAAGTCGTTGTTTTTGTCCTCCAGATAAGGAAACACCTTTTTCACCGATCAAGGTGTTAAAACCATCTGGCATTGCCAGGATATCCTCATAAACGTGAGAGAGTTTGGTAGCCTTTTGAACAGCTTCCACTGACAAATCCGGATTCCCAAATCGAACATTTTCGAGAATGCTAGTCGCAAATAAAAATTGATCCTGAGGCACATAGCCAATTAATTGTCTTAGGTCTTTTAAACGATAATTCTCAATCGGATGACCATTTAATGAAATAGAACCTTCTGTAACATTATATTCTCTTAACAAGAGTTTAATAAGGGTCGTTTTCCCAGATCCTGTTTGACCAACTAAACCGAGAGTTTGTCCCTTTTCAAGAGCAAAATGAATGTCTCTGAGTGTTTCTTCGTCACTGTACTGAAAAGCCTTAATATCATATTTAAGTTGTCCATTTTGAATGGTTTTAATAGGATTTTCTGGATCTTTGATGTCAGATTCTTGATTTAAGAGCTCTTCAATACGTTCATAGGAAACAGAACCACGTTGAATCATATTGAATAGGAAGCCTACAGCCATTAAGGGCCAAACTAACATGTCTAGATAAGTAATGAAGGTGACAAGATTACCAATGGTAATGGTTTGGGCTTTGATCATGTAAGCTCCTACAAATAAGGTCAATACATAAGAAGCCCCAATAAACAAAAGCACTAGAGGATCAAACATGACATCATAAGTCATGGTTTTAATATTTTTCTGGAATGTTTTTTGATTGATTGATTGAAAAGAGTCCAATTCTTGAACTTGGTAACCAAAGGATTTTGTAACTTTAATACCTGATACACTTTCTTGCACCTTATTATTTAAGTCAGAAAAGGCTGCCTGAGATTCTCCAAATGCTTTGTGAGTTTTTCGTCCCAAACGACTAGTAGCATAAGCCATTAAGGGCAAAGGCAAGACTGCAATGACAGTCATCTGCCATGAAATGCTAAAAAACATGGTGACTAAGGTGACAATTGCTGTAATGGAAGCATCCACTGCTGACATAACCCCTCCCCCGGCCAATCTGGTTAAAGAGTTGATGTCATTAGTGGCGTGAGCCATTAAATCACCTGTTCGATATTTTTGATAGAAAGAGGGAGACATCCTGGTAAAATGATCGAACAATTTAAAACGCATGATTCTTCCTAAACGGTAAGAGGTCCCAAAAATACAAACTCTCCAAATATACCTTAAGACATACATGGCAATTGAAGCTAATAAGAGCCAAAACAACTGTATTAACAAGTCATCTTTGGTTAAATGTCCACTTGTGATACCATCAATCACTGATCCCATGATTTTGGGAGGAATCAAATTCAAAAGGGCTACTAAACTAAGAGAAAGAATACCGATAAGATAGGGCACTTTTTCTTGTTTGAAGAACCACCACAAATTTTTTATAATTGACATGAATTACCTTTCTTTAAAATTTCTATTTTTCTCATTTTATGATGCGCTAAAAAAGTCTCTCCTTTATCAGGAGAGCACTCTTATGTCAAGATTTTAGAAGAACGAGTGAGACGAAAAAGTCCGTAGGCAATGCTTGCCCCCAGAGCATTGGTCCATAAATCATCAATTTCAAAAACCCTATTGGCATTAATAGCTACATCTAAGAGTAACTGTGTTATTTCGATACTAAAGCTAATGGTGAGACCTAAAAGAAAACTCTTAGCATAGCTGTGCCATTTGCTTGTCAAAAAATGACAAAGATAAACTAATGGAAGGAGAAGAAAGACATTCATTAGATTTTGGCAGAATATCCAAACACCTTCAAATAGTGTATTGACCTTGCCCAACCCTAAAATAGAATTGAAGGGAACCAGAAGAAATCGAAGTCTTCCAACATAAATAATATTGGGGGTTTTGATATCTTCAAAGAGTTGTGGCTGAGGCATAAAGCACATGATGCAAATAGCTAGGATGTAAAGAATTGCTAGAGCTTTCATGACGCGAATAACCTTGACTGAAAGTCGCCTAGGATTATCAAAAAATGTTGACATTAATCAGCTACTGCCGCCACTACTTTTTGACGGTCTTTCTTCATGGTGTTTGATCGTAACTGACCACATGCTGCATCGATATCTGTTCCATGTTCCTGACGAACAACACAGTTGACCCCATTTTTCTTCAAGACATCATAGAAGGCTGCCACTCGTTCTTTAGGACTTCTGCTATATTGATCATGTTCTGAAACAGGATTATAGGGAATAAGATTGACATATGACAATTTTCTGATTTTTTTAGTTAAATCAGCCAATTCTTGTGCCTGTTCAACGCCGTCATTAACTTCATTAAGCATAATATATTCAAAAGTTACACGACGATTAGTCGTCTCAATATAATATTCAATAGCTGCAAATAGTTTCTCCAATGGGAAGGAACGGTTAATGCGCATAATGCTCGAACGTAATTCATTATTGGGAGCATGGAGTGATACAGCTAAATTCACTTGAACGCCTTCATTTGCAAATTCGCGAATTTTGTGGGCGAGACCAGATGTTGATACCGTAATATGTCGAGCTCCAATGGCTAAACCATTATCATCGTTAATCGTTCTTAAAAATTTCATGACGTTATCGTAATTGTCAAATGGTTCACCGATTCCCATGACAACGACATGACTAACACGTTCGTCTTGACCACGTTCGTCAAAATATTTTTGAACCAACATAATTTGAGCGGTAATTTCACCATTGTTTAAATCACGTTGTTTTTTTATCAAACCACTTGCACAGAAAGTACATCCAATATTACAACCAACCTGAGTTGTCACACATACGGAATGACCATAATGTTGACGCATCAACACCGTTTCAATTAACATGCCGTCCGGTAGTTCAAAGAGATATTTTACCGTTCCATCAGCTGATTCTTGGACGATTCTTTGTTTTAAGGGATTAACACAAAAATGTTCATTTAAAAGAGCTATGAAGTCTTTAGAAATATTGGTCATTTCTTCAAAAGATTGGACACGTTTTTTATAGAGCCAATCCCAAATTTGAGTTGCACGGAATTTTTTCTGACCGTTTTCAAGTGCCCAAGCAATTAATTCATCTCTGGTTAGGCTGTAAATAGATGGTTTCATGAATTATTATCCTTCTTTCTGATGATAAAATGGTCGTTCTTTGGAGCAGGAGACTGACGTTTTTTGCCTTCTTGTTTGTTATCAGAAACTTTTTGAAAATCTTTTCGACGTCTACTCTTTTTAGGAGGTTCTTGATATTTCTCTTTAGACGTTTTGCTTTTTGACTTAGGATGTATTGTAAACACATCCTCTCCCTTATTCCGTCGTTTCTGAGGTCTTGCTGATTTCTTACGTCTTATAGGCTTATCTTCTTCAAATTTGATTTCAATGGGATTTGGATTTTCTAAAACAAAGTAGGCACAGCCAAAATTACAGAATTCTTTAATATAGTCTTCTAAACGGGAGATGCGATTTGTTTTTTTGATGTCGTTGGAGTCTTTGTAAAATCCCTTAAGACGTAACTGCTCATTGCCCCAATCCCCAACAATATAATCATACTTTAATAAGATTTCAGTGAAACGTTGTTCAAAGGCGGTTGTATCAAACGCCTCTTTTTCATTTTCCAAAAGAGTGAAGGTATAGTCATCACTTTTTACGATATTATCAAAACTAATGAACTTTGGCCCAGGAAATTTATTATAGTTATACATTTCTGGTGAAATTTCCTTTTTCATTGGACTCCTTTCCGATCATCTTCTCATTTTTGAGGTATTTTTCCAAAACTTCCCTTAAAAGATCAGGGAAGAGCAAGGTAGGCAATTCTTGCTTCACACTAGGAAAATAGGAAGCAAAAAAATACTGATCGACTAAAACTAAACTTATCTTATCCGATTTGCCCATAACTGTTTCATTATACACTATTTTTCCATTTTTGTATGCAAAGCCACGGCTACATAGTCCCCCAAACTGTTTGCCGCGGAAGCCCATCCCTCTAATTTCCTGATTTTTTAACAAATCCGCCTGTCCCCAAATCTCAAAGCAGATTTTTTCGAAACTTTCTTTGCTTAATTCGAAACGTGCTAAGCGCATTTGATGCGGTAAGCTTTTTTGAAGTGATTTTAAAGTTATCCTTTGGTCCAGAGGATGCACCAACAAGCCAGTGTTAATCAGACAAGTATCGGCATGAGCATAATCCATCATAGCTTCCATCACTAAATCCAGTGTTTTTTCTTGATTTAATGGTTCTGCAAGCGTCAGAATACTCTGGTCATCTAAAAGCCTCTCTCCCTCATTCAATAAAGCTTGAATCGCTTCTTGATCCGAAGGAAGACTGGGAAAATGGCTGGTTTCATGAGCAATAATTTCTATTTCCTGAAGCCGATGGTTCTCTAATACCATGGAAATGTTACCGACATACTGGCCATATTTCCCAGCAGCAGCTAGATAGGTTCCATTTAAACAAGCACCATCTTCAAAAACATGATGGGTGTGACTTCCGATAATTAAATCGATATTGTCCACTTCTTCAGTGATTCTTTCATCGACAGTGATGCCTAAATGACTCAAGAGAATACGTATATCTGCAGATGCCACTTCCGGCAATTGAAGATCTCTTTTTAAAGCTTCAATAGGGTCTGTGACTTGCCAACCATTAGGTTCATAGGTCCAGTAGTAGGGAAAGGTATAGGCAAGAAAAGCAATGGTCGTTCCCTTTTTTGTCCTGTAAATGGCATAGGGAGAAGCCCATTTAGGGCGCTGATGATTATCTTCAAGATTTCCTAAAATGACTTCAAAATTTGCCTCATCATAGACTTGATTTAAATCTTCCTTACTTAAACCGATACCTTCATTGTTACCAATTGTAGCAAAATCTATTCCAAGTTGATTCATCAGTTGGACATTTGCTTTTCCTTTGGTCGCATCAGATAAAGGATGACTTCGATCAATGTTATCTCCGATGTCCAGTTTGATCACTTCTTCATCTTGATTTTGCGAAGCTTTTTCAAAAAAGCGTTGCAGTTTAGGAAAAGCTTCAAAATGGGAATGTAAATCATTGAGATGAAGTAAACGAATGATTTCCTGCATGGATTGCCTTTCTATTTCTGGATAGGGTTCACTTTTAAAACCAGATAGTAAGGCTATTATATCATTTTTGACATCGAATTCTGTTATTTAAAATAGGAAATCATAAACCTATAACTTCTTTCAAACTGAAAAAACAGAGCATACAGCTCTGTTTTAAAATGGTTACCAATTATATTGATCAACAGTTTCTTTGGTGACTAAATAGATAGGAGAAACGGTTGTTTTTTTCACTTTTTTACCTTGATAGTGGTCAATTGCTGCTTGGATGGCAATTTCTCCCATTTTGGCTGGTTGTTGGGCTATTGTTGCTGTAATATCACCATTCTTGATAGCATCATGTGCATCTGGTTGACCATCAATGCCGACAATCAGAATATCTTTAAGTCCTGCTGATTTAACAGCTTGTGCTGCTCCCAAAGCCATTTCATCATTTTGGGCAAAAATAACTTGAACATCTTTATGGCCTTGAATCATGTTTTGAGCTGTATTGAGAGCTTTGGCACGATCAAAATTGGCAGATTGACTAGAAAGGATATCTAATTTTGTTTTTGCAATCTTATTAAAGCCTTTACCACGGTCAACTGTTGCGGAAGCTCCTGGTACACCTGACAATTCAAATGCTTTTGCTTTTTCACCTAATTCTTTAACCACAAATTCAGCAGCCATTTTACCAGCTTCAACGTTATCAGAAGCGACGGTTGTTAAAACGTCTCCGCCTTCACTACCACGGTCAATTAAGATAACAGGTATATTGGCAGAATTAGCTGCTTTGATGGAAGAAACGACAGCCTTTGAATCAACTGGATTAATCAAAATGGCATCAACATTTTGACTAATAAAGTTTTGAATATCATCCGCTTGACGTGCTGCATCATCTTGCGCGTCAGCAACTTTCAAACTCACTTTTTTCTCACCAGCAAATTTATCCAATCCATCTTTCATGGCAACAAAGTATGGATTGTTAGTTGTTGAAATGGATACTCCCAATTTCAAATCTTTAGCTGCTTTTTTGGTGACTTCCTTTGAGGAAGATGCGGAAGAGTTTCCTAACCCCGTTTTACCACAGGCACCCAGAAGCAATACCATTGATAGGAAGAGAGCTAAAAAGCCTAGTTTTTTGATACATTTCATGTGACAATCTCCTTTTTATATTTTTTTAAAAACACTCATTTATGAAGCTTTTGCTACTTTTAGACGATCCAAAAGAACAGCAATTAAAATAACAACACCTTTGACTACTTGTTGCCAAAAGGCGGAAACCCCGATGATGTTAAGTCCATTGTTTAAGACCCCAATGATTAAAGCACCAATTAAGGTTCCTAGAATTCTACCTTTTCCTCCAGATAAGGATGTTCCGCCAAGTACAACAGCAGCGATTGCATCCATCTCATAACTTGCACCTGCTGTCGGTTGAGCAGAACTTAAACGAGACGTAATGATTAAACCTGAAATGGCTGCCATCATTCCTGATATGGTATAGATCACAATCTTGACTTTATTTAATTTAATCCCGGAAATATAAGCAGCTTTTTCATTTCCGCCTAAGGCATAAACAGATTTACCAAAAGCTGTCTTATGAAGCAAGAGATACAAGATTAAAAATACGAGGAACATGAGAATGACTGGAAAAGGGATTCCAAATATATAACCTTGTCCTATGAATTGGAAGGTAAAACTATCTGAAAGACCTCCCGTAATAGGATTTCCGTTAGAATAGACCAAGGTAGCTCCTCTAAAAATAGTCATCGTTGCCAGTGTCACAATAAATGGAGCAAGTTTGCCGTATGAAATCAAGAGACCATTTAACATGCCAAAGATACCACCTAGGGCTAATGCAAGTAAAATAGCTATTCCAACAGGTGTTCCCTTAGCAATTAAACCTGCTGTCAGAGCACTTGAGAGGGCCAATATAGACCCCACAGATAAATCAATCCCACCGGTCAATATAACAAAGGTCATCCCAAAGGCGATAAATCCATTTGCAGTGACTTGCAGTAACAAATTCAACAAGTTATTGGTGGTTAAGAAATTAGGATTGATTATTGTAATGACAATCATTAATCCAATTAAGGCGACCAGAGTTGTCAACTCTGAGAAATATTTCATGACTTTTTTCAACTTAATGCCCTCCTGTTGCCAATTGCATAACACTTTCTTGACTTGCCTCTTCTCGGCTCAATTCTCCTGCAATGCGACCCTCATGCATAACCATGATACGATCACTGACTCCTAAAATTTCAGGTAAATCAGATGACACTAAAATAATAGGAACACCTCTTTCAGCAAGCTCATCAATCAACTGATAAATTTCACGTTTAGCCCCAACGTCTACACCACGTGTTGGCTCATCTAAAATTAAAACTTTAGGGGCTATGCCAATCCATTTAGCTAAAACGACTTTTTGCTGATTACCACCTGATAGTTGACCAACGGTCATCTTGGGTGTACCTGATTTGATGCGCAAGCGATCAATTAATTGCTGAACGAAAATAGTACTTGTTTTCTCATCAAATAATCCATGTTTGACGAAGTCTTTGGTACTCGGTAAAGTCATATTATCTTTAATGGAAAAATCTAAGATTAAACCTTCTGCTTTGCGATCTTCAGTTAAAAATCCGATGCCTTGAGCGATAGCTTGTGCAGGGTTGGAAATGCTTAATGCTTGTCCATTAAGTTTTATTTTTCCAGACTTTACTTTATCTAGGCCAAAAATAGAACGCATCACTTCAGTCCGGCCAGCTCCCATTAAGCCAGAAAAGCCTAAGATTTCACCTTTTCTAACCTTAAACGAAACATCTTGAAAAGCTGAACCAGTAAGGTTTTCAACTTCAAAAGCAATGTCACCAATGCTTGCCTTTTTTTCGGGGTAAAAATCTTCAAGCTCACGGCCAACCATCTTCTTAACCAGTTCATAAGGGGTCGTTTCACTGGTTTTTTTCGTATCAACCACAATGCCATCTCGCATAACAGTCACTAAATCCGTGATTTTAAAGATTTCTTCCATCCGGTGTGAAATGTAAATAATTCCAACACCTTCTTCTTTCAAGCCTTTAATAACCCTAAACAAATTTTCCGTCTCACGATCAGTTAAGGCGGCTGTCGGCTCATCCATAATGAGCAAAGAAACTTTTGATAGCAAACTCTTGGCAATTTCAATCATCTGTTGTTGACCAACAGACAGGTCACCAATGGGACAGTGTAAGGGAATGGACACTCCTAGACGTTCAAAAGCAGCCTTAGCTTTTTTAGCCATTGCTTTTTGATCAAGAAGCCCGAGTGGTGTTTTCACCTCACGACCAAGAAATAGATTCTCCAGAACAGTCATTTCCGGCCAGGTATTCATTTCTTGATGAATAAAACTGATTCCAAATTCTTCAGCTTCTTGTGGATTAGAAAAGGTCATCTCTTTTCCATCAATGATAATATCCCCATGACTAGCAGGAAATAGACCTGTCAGTATATTCATTAAGGTAGACTTCCCCGCACCATTTTCTCCCATTAGGGCATGAACTTGACCAGATGCTATACTTAAGTCAATTTTTTCTAAAACCTTATTGCTCCCAAATGATTTGGAAATTCCTCTCATGTCAATTTTCATGAAGCCCAACCTTCCTAAATGGTTACACCCGATTGTAAAATGATATTTGAATATGGAGTATTTTCACCCGTGCGAATCACTGCCTTCACGTCTTGATTTAATGCCTTGAGTTGCTCATGACTGACATATTCAACAGTGACGCCATCATCCAATTTTCTTAAAATTTGAGACAGTTGCTCTGGATTCTGCTCCTTAATTTCCTCAGCTAGGATGATTTTTTCCACAAGCACATGCTCTAAATAGACATCCAGTAGGTCTTGAAAACTTGGAAAACCAGCCTTTAGAGACAGATCAATCTTTCGCACACCACTAGGAATCGGCAAGCCCAAATCACCAATACAAACCCGATCCGTATGTCCCAAGTCATCAACAATTTTTGCTAAGTCACTATTTAAAATCCCATGTTTTTTCATAAGCCTGATGTTTCCTCATTTCTTCTAAAGTTGGCATGCCACCCTGAGCACCAAATTTCTGAACCGATAAATGTGAAGCCAAAGTAGCAAATTGAAGTGCCTGTTCAATCGGTAACTGTTTCGTTAAAGCAAAGCCAAAGGCACCGTTAAAGGTATCGCCAGCCCCCGTAGTATCAACCACATCTGCTTTAATAGCAGGAATTGTCTTCAAACTGCTACCATCAAAAAAAATTGAACCTTGGCTGCCTAAAGTGACAATCAGTTTGTTTGGGTAGGCCATCACATTTTCTTCAAGAGTCCTCTCCGGAAAAAGTTCCTGACATTCATGCTGATTTGGAGTGACATAATCCACCAAATCTATCATCTCTTTATCAGTCGAACGCGATGGTGCTGGATTATACAGTACTTTTATACCATGTTCCTTACAATAGGATGCTATTCTTTTATTAGCTTGATGAGGAATCTCATTTTGCAAAATCACCAAATCGGCTTGCTCAATCACTTCCCATTCTGATGACCATCGGTCTGGGCTGACAAAGTCGTTTGCACCAGGACAGACAATAATGCGATTATCCTGTTGGAAAAGTGTAATTTGTGCAATTCCAGAAGATGATGGTACCGTTCCCACATAGCTTGTATTTAAATTGTTATCAACTAGGTTTTGTTTCAAAAGGGGACCAAATGAATCCTGACCTAAGCATCCAATAATAGTACAATCATCCTGATCAGAACTCAAACGTCCTAGGGCAACAGCTTGGTTAGCTCCTTTTCCTCCTGGAACCATTGAAAAGTGATTTCCAAAGACTGTTTCCCCCTCTTGAGGGATACGACTCGTCTCCATGACCAAATCCATTGAAATACTACCAATAACTACAATACGACTCATTTTTTCCTCCTTAATGTTTCACGTTCGACAAAATGAACCGGCAATTTAATCCGTTTTTCGTCAACTGGGATATTATTTGCAATCTTATAAATTAATTCCGCTGCTTGGTGTCCCATCTGATAAGATGACTGGTGAATGGTGGAAAGGGAAGGATAAATAAATTGACTCATTATAATATCATCGTAACCAATCACTTGCACATCATCGGGAATCTTTTTGCCACGTGCATGCAATTCATGAATATAGGCAATAGCATGAATATCTGATGGGGCAATAATACTATCACAATTAACAAAATAATCTAAATGACGTTTAGCCTCATTTTGAATAGTTTCAAAATCAAAACTCCCACTATCACAAATCCTGACATCAACACCCTTTTCTTTCAAATAATGTAAACTCGCTTTAAAACGCTCATTTAAGTTAGTTGCCATATCTAAGGGGCCCCTTATTAAAAGCACTTGCTTAGTCCCAGCCTCATAAACCATTTCAGCTGCCAAGCGTCCCCCCTCATGACTATCTGAAAAAACACCATACTCACTGTGTTTATCAACGCGGTCAACCACTACGACAGGGATGTCAATTTCTGGATGATTTTGCGTAAAATCATGAGTGGTAATAATACCGGCTGCATTGTTTTGAAGTAGCATATCGATGTACTCTTCTTCTAAGGTCTGACTGTGACCAATATTGCCCAGCATGACCCGATAGCCTTTTTCTTTTAAAAATACTTCAGCCCCTCTGGCCAAGCGTGGAAAGAATGGGTTTGATATATCAGGCAAGAGCAAACCGACAAGTTGATTTTTTTTTGTTTTTAAGGATTGGGCAATCAGATTTGGACTATAATGCAACTTTTCAATGGCCTTTTTAATCTTTTCCCTAGCCTCATCTGACACATATCCATTTTGAGAAATATAACGAGACACTGTAGATTTAGACACTCCTGCCTCTTCAGCCACTTCTTTTATTGTCGCCATAATATCCAATGCCTCCTTTCTCACTTTATATGGAACCGGTCTCACAAAACATATTGTAACCGTTTTCTTCATTTCTGTCAATAACTTTTAAAAAAATTTCGTTGCTAAAAAGGATATAAGCATCATATTTACTTCTTATTCAACTATTTTGACTACTTTTATTAATCCAAAAAACTTCCAGAATAATCTAGAAGTTTTATCATGGTTTATAAAAGCTGTAAGCTTAGTTAGTCTTTTTCAAATAATCTATGGCCTCTTTAGCTGTTGTTACGGGAACAATTTTCATTTTCGTTTTAATTTGTTTGGCTGCTTCTTTGGCCTCGTCATAATTGGTTTTTAAATCAGGATAACGTTTTTTGAGCTTTTTATCCACTGGGTTATTAGGCACAAAAAAGATTTCCGCCCCCTCGTTAGCAGCAGCAATAACTTTTAAGCCTGCCCCACCAATATCACCAACCCTGCCATCTTGATCAATTGTACCTGTCCCTGCAATTTTACGACCTTTTCGCAGGTCTTCTTTATTAATTTGGTCCAGGATATCAAGTGTGAACATCAAGCCTGCACTAGGACCACCGACACCATCTGTTGAAAAAACAATGTCTTGGTCGGTATGGACCTTGGTATGATCTGTTAAGCCAATACCAATACCATTTTTGCCATTTTTGAGTTTGATGATTTTACCATTTTTAGATTTATCTTTACCATCTGAAGTGAATTGGACACTGACCTTATCACCCAGTTTTAAACCTGACACATAATCAATTAATTCTTTAGAACTCTTAAAGGATTTATGATTGACTGCTGTCACAGTATCAGCGATGTTTAGTTTTCCTTTG
This window encodes:
- a CDS encoding sugar ABC transporter ATP-binding protein; this translates as MKIDMRGISKSFGSNKVLEKIDLSIASGQVHALMGENGAGKSTLMNILTGLFPASHGDIIIDGKEMTFSNPQEAEEFGISFIHQEMNTWPEMTVLENLFLGREVKTPLGLLDQKAMAKKAKAAFERLGVSIPLHCPIGDLSVGQQQMIEIAKSLLSKVSLLIMDEPTAALTDRETENLFRVIKGLKEEGVGIIYISHRMEEIFKITDLVTVMRDGIVVDTKKTSETTPYELVKKMVGRELEDFYPEKKASIGDIAFEVENLTGSAFQDVSFKVRKGEILGFSGLMGAGRTEVMRSIFGLDKVKSGKIKLNGQALSISNPAQAIAQGIGFLTEDRKAEGLILDFSIKDNMTLPSTKDFVKHGLFDEKTSTIFVQQLIDRLRIKSGTPKMTVGQLSGGNQQKVVLAKWIGIAPKVLILDEPTRGVDVGAKREIYQLIDELAERGVPIILVSSDLPEILGVSDRIMVMHEGRIAGELSREEASQESVMQLATGGH
- the rbsD gene encoding D-ribose pyranase, with protein sequence MKKHGILNSDLAKIVDDLGHTDRVCIGDLGLPIPSGVRKIDLSLKAGFPSFQDLLDVYLEHVLVEKIILAEEIKEQNPEQLSQILRKLDDGVTVEYVSHEQLKALNQDVKAVIRTGENTPYSNIILQSGVTI
- a CDS encoding VanZ family protein; amino-acid sequence: MKALAILYILAICIMCFMPQPQLFEDIKTPNIIYVGRLRFLLVPFNSILGLGKVNTLFEGVWIFCQNLMNVFLLLPLVYLCHFLTSKWHSYAKSFLLGLTISFSIEITQLLLDVAINANRVFEIDDLWTNALGASIAYGLFRLTRSSKILT
- a CDS encoding substrate-binding domain-containing protein; this translates as MKCIKKLGFLALFLSMVLLLGACGKTGLGNSSASSSKEVTKKAAKDLKLGVSISTTNNPYFVAMKDGLDKFAGEKKVSLKVADAQDDAARQADDIQNFISQNVDAILINPVDSKAVVSSIKAANSANIPVILIDRGSEGGDVLTTVASDNVEAGKMAAEFVVKELGEKAKAFELSGVPGASATVDRGKGFNKIAKTKLDILSSQSANFDRAKALNTAQNMIQGHKDVQVIFAQNDEMALGAAQAVKSAGLKDILIVGIDGQPDAHDAIKNGDITATIAQQPAKMGEIAIQAAIDHYQGKKVKKTTVSPIYLVTKETVDQYNW
- the rlmN gene encoding 23S rRNA (adenine(2503)-C(2))-methyltransferase RlmN — protein: MKPSIYSLTRDELIAWALENGQKKFRATQIWDWLYKKRVQSFEEMTNISKDFIALLNEHFCVNPLKQRIVQESADGTVKYLFELPDGMLIETVLMRQHYGHSVCVTTQVGCNIGCTFCASGLIKKQRDLNNGEITAQIMLVQKYFDERGQDERVSHVVVMGIGEPFDNYDNVMKFLRTINDDNGLAIGARHITVSTSGLAHKIREFANEGVQVNLAVSLHAPNNELRSSIMRINRSFPLEKLFAAIEYYIETTNRRVTFEYIMLNEVNDGVEQAQELADLTKKIRKLSYVNLIPYNPVSEHDQYSRSPKERVAAFYDVLKKNGVNCVVRQEHGTDIDAACGQLRSNTMKKDRQKVVAAVAD
- a CDS encoding ABC transporter ATP-binding protein, which gives rise to MSIIKNLWWFFKQEKVPYLIGILSLSLVALLNLIPPKIMGSVIDGITSGHLTKDDLLIQLFWLLLASIAMYVLRYIWRVCIFGTSYRLGRIMRFKLFDHFTRMSPSFYQKYRTGDLMAHATNDINSLTRLAGGGVMSAVDASITAIVTLVTMFFSISWQMTVIAVLPLPLMAYATSRLGRKTHKAFGESQAAFSDLNNKVQESVSGIKVTKSFGYQVQELDSFQSINQKTFQKNIKTMTYDVMFDPLVLLFIGASYVLTLFVGAYMIKAQTITIGNLVTFITYLDMLVWPLMAVGFLFNMIQRGSVSYERIEELLNQESDIKDPENPIKTIQNGQLKYDIKAFQYSDEETLRDIHFALEKGQTLGLVGQTGSGKTTLIKLLLREYNVTEGSISLNGHPIENYRLKDLRQLIGYVPQDQFLFATSILENVRFGNPDLSVEAVQKATKLSHVYEDILAMPDGFNTLIGEKGVSLSGGQKQRLAMSRAMVLNPEILILDDSLSAVDAKTEFAIIENLKDTRKDKTTIITAHRLSAVVHADIILVMQNGRIIERGRHEDLIQNNGWYAKTYVSQQMEMEVEGDVQG
- a CDS encoding bifunctional metallophosphatase/5'-nucleotidase, which codes for MQEIIRLLHLNDLHSHFEAFPKLQRFFEKASQNQDEEVIKLDIGDNIDRSHPLSDATKGKANVQLMNQLGIDFATIGNNEGIGLSKEDLNQVYDEANFEVILGNLEDNHQRPKWASPYAIYRTKKGTTIAFLAYTFPYYWTYEPNGWQVTDPIEALKRDLQLPEVASADIRILLSHLGITVDERITEEVDNIDLIIGSHTHHVFEDGACLNGTYLAAAGKYGQYVGNISMVLENHRLQEIEIIAHETSHFPSLPSDQEAIQALLNEGERLLDDQSILTLAEPLNQEKTLDLVMEAMMDYAHADTCLINTGLLVHPLDQRITLKSLQKSLPHQMRLARFELSKESFEKICFEIWGQADLLKNQEIRGMGFRGKQFGGLCSRGFAYKNGKIVYNETVMGKSDKISLVLVDQYFFASYFPSVKQELPTLLFPDLLREVLEKYLKNEKMIGKESNEKGNFTRNV
- a CDS encoding YutD family protein; protein product: MKKEISPEMYNYNKFPGPKFISFDNIVKSDDYTFTLLENEKEAFDTTAFEQRFTEILLKYDYIVGDWGNEQLRLKGFYKDSNDIKKTNRISRLEDYIKEFCNFGCAYFVLENPNPIEIKFEEDKPIRRKKSARPQKRRNKGEDVFTIHPKSKSKTSKEKYQEPPKKSRRRKDFQKVSDNKQEGKKRQSPAPKNDHFIIRKKDNNS
- a CDS encoding ABC transporter permease subunit gives rise to the protein MKKVMKYFSELTTLVALIGLMIVITIINPNFLTTNNLLNLLLQVTANGFIAFGMTFVILTGGIDLSVGSILALSSALTAGLIAKGTPVGIAILLALALGGIFGMLNGLLISYGKLAPFIVTLATMTIFRGATLVYSNGNPITGGLSDSFTFQFIGQGYIFGIPFPVILMFLVFLILYLLLHKTAFGKSVYALGGNEKAAYISGIKLNKVKIVIYTISGMMAAISGLIITSRLSSAQPTAGASYEMDAIAAVVLGGTSLSGGKGRILGTLIGALIIGVLNNGLNIIGVSAFWQQVVKGVVILIAVLLDRLKVAKAS